The Sinomicrobium kalidii region AGCACTTTCCGTAATGACTGCATACAGCTCTATAGACGGCATCCCGAGCACCGCCAATCACTGGCTCCTTAACGATCTGCTTCGTGATGAATGGAATTTTGAAGGTTTTGTCGTATCCGACCTGGGCAGCATAGAAGGACTCATGGGCGATCATCACATAGCAGCATCACCGCAGCAAGCCGCCTCCTCGGCCATCAATGCCGGAGTCGATGCCGACCTGGGCGGTAAGGGTTTCGGGAATTCCCTGCTGGAAGCGGTTAAATCCGGACAAGTTTCCGAAAGCACACTGAACACGGCAGTAAGCAGGGTGCTCCGCCTGAAATTTGAAATGGGGCTTTTTGAAAATCCGTACGTAAACCCGGCAAAAACAAAAAGGGAAGTACGCAATAAAACACATATCGCACTGGCCAGACAGGTAGCACGGGAATCTGTCACCCTGCTTAAAAATCAGGAGCAACTCCTTCCCCTCTCCAAAGGCCTGAAAAACATAGCTGTCATCGGTCCCAATGCCGATAACACCTACAACCAGCTTGGCGACTACACCGCTCCCCAGGCCGACGACAATATCGTAACCGTACTGGAAGGCATCCGGAATAAGGTTTCTAACGGAGCAAAAGTCACCTATGTAAAAGGTTGTGCCGTCCGCGATACTACGCAAACCGACATTCGCGGTGCCGTCCGGGCAGCAGAACAGGCTGAAGTAGCCGTTGTGGTACTGGGCGGTTCCAGCGCACGCGACTTCAAAACCAAATATATCGAGACAGGAGCGGCAACCGTAGACCCTGATGCAAAACCCAAAGTGGTCAGCGACATGGAAAGCGGGGAAGGTTATGACCGTTCTACTTTAGACCTGCTGGGAAAACAGATGGAATTACTCCGGGCCGTGGTAAATACCGGAACCCCTACGGTATTGGTGCTTATCAAGGGACGCCCGTTACTCCTTAACTGGCCCTCTGAAAATGTCCCTGCCATCCTCGATGCCTGGTATCCCGGACAGGAAGGGGGGAACGCCATAGCCGATGTGCTTTTTGGTGATTACAACCCCGCAGGAAGGTTGCCGGTCTCCGTCCCGAAATCCGTAGGCCAGTTGCCCGTTTACTACAATACCCTCTTCCCAGAAGAACACAATTACGTGGAAGAAGATGCAAAACCCCTTTACAGTTTTGGCCATGGGCTCAGCTATACCCGATTTGAGTACGACAAACTCCGGATAAAGGTCGAGGAAAGCGATAATGATCTTACGGTACGCGTAAGGTTCAATATAAAAAATACCGGAACATTTGACGGAGACGAAGTAGTTCAGCTATACCTCCGCGATGAAGTAAGTTCGGTAGTTACCCCGAAAAAGCAATTAAAGGCCTTCGAGAGGATATACCTGAAAGCCGGGGAAGAAAAAGAACTCGAATTTTACCTGAACCCGGAAGACCTTGCACTTTGGAACAGCAGGGGTGAATGGGTGGCCGAAGCCGGAAAATTCATCCTCATGATCGGTGCCTCTTCCGAAGACATCAGGCTGAACACAAATTTTGAAATATCCCGTAACATCAAGATACACAACCCATGAGAATTTCATATCTTTTCAACCGGAAAGCAATCGCAGCTTTTTCCATTAAGAGCAATAAAAACAATTATTCTATGATATCGTATAAAAATGTCCTCCTGGCAATGTGTACGAGCCTTATTTTTGGCTTTACCGGAAAAGCACAGGAAGACAACCTGCATCACCGGTCTGCCACTTACGAGCCGCCTAAAGACCCATTGGTCATAAAAAAACTGGAGAAGTGGCAGGACCAGAAATTCGGGATGATCATCCACTGGGGTATCTATGCCGTTCCCGGTATTATCGAATCCTGGTCCATTTGTTCCGAAGACTGGATAGAACGGGATAGTACCATAGCTTACAACGACTATAAAAAATGGTACTGGGGACAGAGCAAAAAGTTCAACCCTGTAAATTTCAACCCCGAGCAATGGGCCGATGCCGCCGATGCCGCCGGAATGAAATATCTCGTATTTACCACCAAACATCACGACGGTTTTAACATGTTCGACACCCAACAGACCGACTTCAAGATATCCAACGGTCCGTTTGCCGATAACCCGCGTGCTGACGTTGCCAAATACGTTTTCGAGGCCTTCCGCAAAAAAGGGTTTATGATCGGTGCTTATTTCTCCAAGCCCGACTGGCATTCCGAATATTACTGGTGGCCCAAATACGCCACGGCAACCCGGAACAACAATTACGACATCCGCAAAAACCCCTGGCGGTGGAACAAGTTCAAGGAATTCACCTATAACCAGATCTCCGAACTGATGCACAATTACGGCAGTATGGACATCCTGTGGCTGGACGGTGGCTGGGTTCGTCCCCGCGAGACCGTCAATGACGAGGTCCTTTCCTGGGGAGCACCCATCCCGGAGTGGAGCCAAGATATTGACATGCCCAAAATAGCCGCTATGGCACGAAAAGCTCAGCCCGGTATTCTCATGGTAGACCGTACCGTGCACGGCCCCTATGAAAATTACCAGACACCGGAACAGAGAATCCCGGAAAAAAAGATCGATAATCCCTGGGAAAGCTGCATGACGCTCGGAAATGCCTGGAGCTACGTCCCCGGCGATACCTTCAAGTCTACCGCAAAAGTAATCCATTCCCTTGCCGAAGTTGTGGCCAAGGGAGGCAGCCTCCTCCTCGGCGTGGGCCCCAAACCAGACGGGACCCTCTCTGAAAAAGTTGTATCCCGCCTGGAAGACATAGGAACCTGGATGTCTGAAAACGGTGAAGCCATATACAATACCCGTACTGTGGATCATTATAATGACGGCAACACCTATTTCACCCGGAACCCGGAAAAGAGAAAGACCTATGCCATTGTTTGTCTTCCGGAAAACAAAACAGCTCCCGCAACCGTGGAATGGGAAGGTAACCTTCCGAAAAAAGGCAGCAGGGTTAAGCTGTTACAAACCGGGAAAAATGTAAAATGGGAGAAAACAGGGAATGGAGTTAAGGTATTTTTACCTGCATCCTTACAGGAAAGCAAGGATATTCCCGCCCTGGCATTTTCTTTCAGAACCAAATAGCCGTTTCATTCAAAATCAACCTGCAAATGAAAAACCGTATCCAATTACTTTCGCTGGCCGTTTTTTTAACAACCCTCTGTGCCTGCGACACTCAAAAAAAGAAGGTTACTCCCCCTGCCCCTGTGGGCCCTGTCCCCTCCGAAGCCCAGGTGGCCTGG contains the following coding sequences:
- a CDS encoding glycoside hydrolase family 3 N-terminal domain-containing protein, which gives rise to MKTFRYAIWIILCISHFLTFAQKSNTPLPVYKDSTALVDQRVEDLLQRMTTAEKVGQLSTLLGWKMYTKKGNKVSPSETFRKAVKEQHIGMLWATLRADPWTRKTLETGLHPQQAAEATNALQKYSVENTRLGIPLLLSEECPHGHMAIGTTVFPTSIGQSSTWNPELIEKMAGVIAKEARLQGGHIGYGPVLDLAREPRWSRVEETYGEDPVLNSKMGEAMVKGFQGHDLKSGHNVASTLKHFAAYGIPEGGHNGNAVHLGPRELRQSYLPPFKAAVKAGALSVMTAYSSIDGIPSTANHWLLNDLLRDEWNFEGFVVSDLGSIEGLMGDHHIAASPQQAASSAINAGVDADLGGKGFGNSLLEAVKSGQVSESTLNTAVSRVLRLKFEMGLFENPYVNPAKTKREVRNKTHIALARQVARESVTLLKNQEQLLPLSKGLKNIAVIGPNADNTYNQLGDYTAPQADDNIVTVLEGIRNKVSNGAKVTYVKGCAVRDTTQTDIRGAVRAAEQAEVAVVVLGGSSARDFKTKYIETGAATVDPDAKPKVVSDMESGEGYDRSTLDLLGKQMELLRAVVNTGTPTVLVLIKGRPLLLNWPSENVPAILDAWYPGQEGGNAIADVLFGDYNPAGRLPVSVPKSVGQLPVYYNTLFPEEHNYVEEDAKPLYSFGHGLSYTRFEYDKLRIKVEESDNDLTVRVRFNIKNTGTFDGDEVVQLYLRDEVSSVVTPKKQLKAFERIYLKAGEEKELEFYLNPEDLALWNSRGEWVAEAGKFILMIGASSEDIRLNTNFEISRNIKIHNP
- a CDS encoding alpha-L-fucosidase yields the protein MISYKNVLLAMCTSLIFGFTGKAQEDNLHHRSATYEPPKDPLVIKKLEKWQDQKFGMIIHWGIYAVPGIIESWSICSEDWIERDSTIAYNDYKKWYWGQSKKFNPVNFNPEQWADAADAAGMKYLVFTTKHHDGFNMFDTQQTDFKISNGPFADNPRADVAKYVFEAFRKKGFMIGAYFSKPDWHSEYYWWPKYATATRNNNYDIRKNPWRWNKFKEFTYNQISELMHNYGSMDILWLDGGWVRPRETVNDEVLSWGAPIPEWSQDIDMPKIAAMARKAQPGILMVDRTVHGPYENYQTPEQRIPEKKIDNPWESCMTLGNAWSYVPGDTFKSTAKVIHSLAEVVAKGGSLLLGVGPKPDGTLSEKVVSRLEDIGTWMSENGEAIYNTRTVDHYNDGNTYFTRNPEKRKTYAIVCLPENKTAPATVEWEGNLPKKGSRVKLLQTGKNVKWEKTGNGVKVFLPASLQESKDIPALAFSFRTK